Part of the Labilibaculum antarcticum genome, GACTATGATTGAATCGCTCCTGGAAATCACGAATGTTAATTGATTCCCCGGCAATTTCTGCCATCTCATTTCGTGAGTTTGCTAATAAAGAACCACCTGATTTTAACGCGTCTCCTGCAATAAATGCAAGAAGAGCTCCACCAATAATGATTCCTATAAAAACACCACGATTTCTTATTTTTTGTAATGTTGCCATCGAAAAAGATTTAAATATTCTTAATTAGGGTACGAATATACAAAAAAATGGGAAATGATCGCTTTTTATTTTAATAGGATTACGTACTTTTATAGTAAAATAAAAAGAGATTGATTCGTAGGAAATTCCATTAAGAGATATACTGACCTTATACTGCTTCCATTAGAGAAAATGGATAAGTTTAGGTATTTATTTTAGATATAAATAGGGGCCGTTTTGATATGGAGGTGCAAGTGGAGTATGAAGTTTTTTAGAGAATTGTCAGGCGTATTTTTACAACGCGAGTTTCACTCACTTCAAGAATCTTGAAATTGAAATTTTCAATCCGAATTGTCTCATTATAAGCGGGTATACTTTCGTGGGTAAACAGTAAGAATCCGTTTAAAGTTTCAAAATCTTCCGATTCGGGCAAATTAAGTTCGTATTTGTCATTTAAATAGTCAATCTCTAAACGACCGGCGAAGATGTATTCCGTTTCAGAAATTTTCTGTTCTTCTAAATCGATCTCATCATGCTCGTCTTCAATTTCGCCAAATATCTCTTCCATGATATCTTCCATGGTGACTATTCCTGCAGTACCACCAAATTCATCAACCACTACAGCAACACTTTTATGTTTGCGCGTAAACAGGTTTAGTAATTTATGAGCAGGCATTGTTTCAGGAACAATTATAATATTGCTTAATCCACCCTTTATGCTTTGGGGATTTTTAAAAATAACTGACGAATGTATATAGCCAATAATATTGTCGATAGATTCTTTATAGATAAAGATTCTTGAAAATCCGGTTTCTATAAAACGTTGAGTGACATCTTCAATATTGCCATTAATCTCCATGGCTTCAATTTCGTTTCTGGGCACAATACACTCCCGTAATTTTACTTTCGAAAAATCGAGAGCATTTCTAAATATTTTCATGTCGTGTAAATCATCATCGGATATCGTTTGGGCATCATGGCCTTCCTGTACCAGGTGATCTAAATCGACTTTGCCGAAAGCTTTGGTCTCTTCTTCTTCTGTGAAATTAGTTTTGAAAATTTTAAGGATAATATTTTTTGAAAGGAATATTGTAAATGATGTTAGGGGGTAGAACAGAATGTAAAAAAACATCACTGGAATGGCAAACAGGTTTAAAGCCATGTTTGGATTAATCCTAAAAAGAGTTTTTGGAATAAATTCGGCTGTAACCAGAATCAGTATTGTGGAAATAAATGTTTGTACAGCTAATATAATAGATGCGGAATCAATCCATATGGCAATAGAGGGTTCTAATAGTTTGGCCATAACAATACCATATACTACAAGGGCAATATTGTTGCCAACGAGCATGGTTGTAATATAATATCCCGGAGAACGGGAAAAAATAGAAATAGCTCTAGCCGTAACTGTATTTTTGTTTCGGTCAAGTTCCAATCGTAATTTGTTTGCTGCAACAAAAGCAATTTCCATTCCTGAAAAAAATGCAGACAAGGCCAATATGATAAAAATGATGATTAGCTCATTCATTTACTTCGGTGCTTGGTTTTTTTCATGTGATTTTCGCATATATCTTCTCCAGATATACATTAAGCCAGCTATACCAGCAATAACATAAAGCATAATGCTTTCTGCAAATCCAAAATCTATGGTTTTATGAATAGCTGCGGCTAAGCCAACAACCATCACAACTAACCAGATGATTTCTAATATAAAAGGTAGTTTTTGTTTCATTTACTAACTGATTTTAAATGCAATATAATACGAATTCATTCTTATTGTTGTGATTCATCATTTAAATATACTTCACCTGTAACATTTTTGAGTATAATATTATTCATTTTATCATCAGATGTAAAACTATCACCCTCCAAAACTTGGCCATCTTTATCAATTATCCGCACATATTGGTCGGAATAAATAAGTCCTTTATTCTGATCCCAATACATTAATTCGGTATTGATCGTGTTTCCATCATCGCTAACTGCAACAACTTTATTCCTTAATTCCCATAGTTGATTAGAAACAAAATGTTTGGCATAATTTGCTTCAATTTGTCCTGCAACAGTTCCGTCATCGTCATAGGAAATAATTTTTCCGCCTTTTTGGAATTCCTGATAATCCGCATCTTCTGTTTTTATTTCGATAAACTCAACAGCAAATGCACGATATTTAATTCGTGTTGAATCGGTAAAAATGAATTCAACCTCTTCTCCTGAACTTTCCGGAGCTTTTTCCTGACTTGTAATACTTTGTACTTCTAGAATACTGTTCTCACAAGACAAAAGCATTGCAATCCCGGTGAGGACTACAATGCTTCTGATAATATTTTTGATGTTTTTCAATGCTATTCGGTTAACCTTGCTTTGGTTGATTCGTTGATCCAAGCTCCAACTTTATATGTATCACCTTCTTTAATTCCTTCGAAGAAAGCTTCTTCCTTACGTGGGAAATACTTCGAGTAGGTGTTAATTAATTCGCGAGCTTCTCCTGAGCATTCAGGATCAATAGCTTTTGCTTTCAGAAATTTATCTACAGCTACCCAATAAACTGATTGTTTCTCGAGAGGTGTAGTTCCGTAATCTTTACTGTAAGCTGCATAAGCTTTACCAATTAATAAGTAAGGAGCTCCCCAATTAGCTCTGAATCTTGCCGCTTTTAATGCATTCGATTTAGCGTCACTAAATTGACCTTGCATTAAAAGGATATTAGCTAATTTGAAATGAAGATCTGCTTTTATATCTGCATCTTTTTCCAATTCGATAGATTTCACCAAGTAGCCTTTACTCTTGTCGAATTCTTTTTTCTTGATAAACATTCTAGCCAAATTGTGTGCTGCATCAGCAGTTGGATCCAATGTGTATTTTCTTTCAGCAACTTCAGCATACAATGCCCCATCTTCACATTCCTGACGATTCAACATTCTCAAAATTTTATCGATCAGTACCATGTCGTCATGGTTAGCGTGGAATTTAGGTGTAAAGATTTTACTCAAAGTTTCGCAATCAGCAACACCTGCCGCGAAGAAAATTTGTTCAACGTTTAATCTTGCATTGTTGATGTTGTCTTTTTTAGCTGCATCGTTCTCTATATCCATTTGCTTCTTGCCCATGTCCATAAAAAGAAGGTAGTTGTCAATAATTTCCTCAGCTTCAATTTGATTGTTTTGAACCAAAACCTTAGCTGCTTCCATTGTGTTGGCAATCACCTTAGCTTCTGATTTTAATCCTTGAATTTTAATGGATTTCTTCATAATATCATAAGCTTCCTTAACCGAAGCGATATCCTTTTCTTTGTATTGAAATAAATCACCACCTTTTCGTCCAAGAATCCAACCTGTATTATATTTACGATCAGTACCAAAATATTTAATTCGGTTATCGTAAACCATCATTAATGTATCTATATACTTTTCATTCTTAGTCGCACGATATAAACCTTCCATTATTTTCACACCATTAATGTAAGTTGATTTTTGGTATGCTGGAGCATTTTTGTAAACGTATCTCCATCCTGTGAGTGCTTCTTTGTAATTCCCTTGTTTTACCATCTCTATATAAAGAGATGCATTCAAAATTGTTTGCACACTATCCAGCCCATATTTCGATTCCACAGTCTGAGCTTCCGCCTTAAACAGACCAGAGAACAAAAGAACCATTGTTAAGATTAAAAGTCTTGTCTTCATATTACTATTT contains:
- a CDS encoding hemolysin family protein, with protein sequence MNELIIIFIILALSAFFSGMEIAFVAANKLRLELDRNKNTVTARAISIFSRSPGYYITTMLVGNNIALVVYGIVMAKLLEPSIAIWIDSASIILAVQTFISTILILVTAEFIPKTLFRINPNMALNLFAIPVMFFYILFYPLTSFTIFLSKNIILKIFKTNFTEEEETKAFGKVDLDHLVQEGHDAQTISDDDLHDMKIFRNALDFSKVKLRECIVPRNEIEAMEINGNIEDVTQRFIETGFSRIFIYKESIDNIIGYIHSSVIFKNPQSIKGGLSNIIIVPETMPAHKLLNLFTRKHKSVAVVVDEFGGTAGIVTMEDIMEEIFGEIEDEHDEIDLEEQKISETEYIFAGRLEIDYLNDKYELNLPESEDFETLNGFLLFTHESIPAYNETIRIENFNFKILEVSETRVVKIRLTIL
- the lptC gene encoding LPS export ABC transporter periplasmic protein LptC gives rise to the protein MKNIKNIIRSIVVLTGIAMLLSCENSILEVQSITSQEKAPESSGEEVEFIFTDSTRIKYRAFAVEFIEIKTEDADYQEFQKGGKIISYDDDGTVAGQIEANYAKHFVSNQLWELRNKVVAVSDDGNTINTELMYWDQNKGLIYSDQYVRIIDKDGQVLEGDSFTSDDKMNNIILKNVTGEVYLNDESQQ
- a CDS encoding tetratricopeptide repeat protein, which gives rise to MKTRLLILTMVLLFSGLFKAEAQTVESKYGLDSVQTILNASLYIEMVKQGNYKEALTGWRYVYKNAPAYQKSTYINGVKIMEGLYRATKNEKYIDTLMMVYDNRIKYFGTDRKYNTGWILGRKGGDLFQYKEKDIASVKEAYDIMKKSIKIQGLKSEAKVIANTMEAAKVLVQNNQIEAEEIIDNYLLFMDMGKKQMDIENDAAKKDNINNARLNVEQIFFAAGVADCETLSKIFTPKFHANHDDMVLIDKILRMLNRQECEDGALYAEVAERKYTLDPTADAAHNLARMFIKKKEFDKSKGYLVKSIELEKDADIKADLHFKLANILLMQGQFSDAKSNALKAARFRANWGAPYLLIGKAYAAYSKDYGTTPLEKQSVYWVAVDKFLKAKAIDPECSGEARELINTYSKYFPRKEEAFFEGIKEGDTYKVGAWINESTKARLTE